The Planctomycetia bacterium DNA window CGGTGATCGGGTCCGGCTCACCCGTCCGCGCCTGCTGGAGAACGCTGCTGACGAGGAGGCAGAAAAGCATCGCTCGCCACGAGTTTCGTCGATTTACCAGCTGCATCTACGCGTCCTCGAAATTCGGAACATCCATTCAATCGACGTAAACAAATTCATTCAAGTTAAACATCGCCAAGGTGAGCAGCGTGAGCGACTTCGACAGCTCGTTCTGGTCGGCGCCTTCCAAAATGCGTTGGCGCTCTACCGAGGTATATAGGAACGTCTCCGCCCGGGCCTGCTCGGCGAGAGAAGGATTGCGCCCGAATAGGCGACGATACAGTAACTCCACGCAGGCATCCGGTTTGTCGCCGGCGCGCTCCTGAACGAATTGTGTCAGATCACCTGCGCTTTGCAGCGAGAAATCGGAGTTCAGCAGCAGCAACGATTGCGGGGCGATCGTCGAACGCGTGCGGCGCGGGCAGGAAGTGGCCGCTTCCGGGCGATCGAAGGCCTCGAACAAAGGGTAACGCAAATTGCGCCGCGCAAAGATATACACGCTGCGGCGGCGATGGTCCTCTTCGTCAGGGCTGGGCGACCAATGGTCGCGTAGCAGCGTGGAGACCAACTCCGCCGGCAACGGCGGCATCACGCCCGGCCCGCCCGTGCGTGGGCTCAAGCGATCGGCCGCGGCGAGCATACAGTCGCGAATCGCCTCCCCTTCGAGACGTTGCCGGCGCATGTGCCAGAGCAGCCGGTTTTCGGGATCTAGCTTCAGGCCTTGCTCCCAGACCGCGGCGTCCCCTTCCGACGCATGAGTCGCTTGTCGATACGTCGCCGAGTTGAGCATCAACTTATGCAATCGCTTCAGGCTCCAACCTTGTCGCGGGAGTTCGCGCGCGAGCCAATCAAGCAACTCCGGGTGCGTCGGCGCTTCGCCCATCACGCCGAAATCACTGGGCGTAGCAACCAACCCTTCGCCGAAATGATGCTGCCAAAGGCGGTTCACGATCACCCGCGTGGTGAGCGGATGATCCGGCCTCGTGAGCCAGCGCGCGAGCGCTGCACGTGGCGACTGGTCATCCACTGTGGGCGCATCGCCCCAGGAGTTGGCAATCCGCGGAAAGGCTGGCCGCAATTCCTGCGCGGGGCGCCGAAAATCGCCGCGCGCGTAGAGGAACGACGGTGCGCGATCCGCGGCGTTTCGTTCGCGAAGTTCTCGATCGACATCCGGCTTGCGAAAATGGAGCGCCGGTTCGAAGCAGGCGCGGAGACGGTAGAAATCGGCCTGGCTAATGGGATCGAACTTGTGGTCGTGGCACTCCGCGCAGCCGATCTGCAAGCCCAGGAACAC harbors:
- a CDS encoding DUF1553 domain-containing protein — encoded protein: VFLGLQIGCAECHDHKFDPISQADFYRLRACFEPALHFRKPDVDRELRERNAADRAPSFLYARGDFRRPAQELRPAFPRIANSWGDAPTVDDQSPRAALARWLTRPDHPLTTRVIVNRLWQHHFGEGLVATPSDFGVMGEAPTHPELLDWLARELPRQGWSLKRLHKLMLNSATYRQATHASEGDAAVWEQGLKLDPENRLLWHMRRQRLEGEAIRDCMLAAADRLSPRTGGPGVMPPLPAELVSTLLRDHWSPSPDEEDHRRRSVYIFARRNLRYPLFEAFDRPEAATSCPRRTRSTIAPQSLLLLNSDFSLQSAGDLTQFVQERAGDKPDACVELLYRRLFGRNPSLAEQARAETFLYTSVERQRILEGADQNELSKSLTLLTLAMFNLNEFVYVD